GGGGCGTACCTCGGGTGGCCGCCACCCGGTGTCCCCGTGGGGCAAGCCCGAGGGCCGCACCCGCGACAAGAACAAGGCGAGCAGCCGTCTCATCGTGCGTCGCCGCAAGACCGGCAAGAAGCGCTGATAGGGAGCCTGAGAAAATATGCCACGCAGCCTGAAGAAGGGTCCCTTCGTCGACGACCACCTGATGAAGAAGGTGGACGCTCAGAACGAAAAGGGCACCAAGAACGTCATCAAGACCTGGTCACGCCGCTCGATGATCGTCCCGGACATGCTGGGTCATACCATCGCGGTGCACGACGGTCGTAAGCACGTCCCGGTGTTCATCACCGAGGCGATGATCGGTCACAAGCTGGGCGAATTCGCCCCCACGCGCACCTTCCGGGGGCACGTGAAGGAAGACAAGAAGGCCCGCCGCCGCTGAGGGGCGAGGATAGGACAACGAAACGATGAGCAATGAAAACGGCAACAGCGCCCGTCGCGAGGCCCTGCTCGGTGATCGTCCCGGCTCCTACGCCATCGCGCGTCACGTCCGGATGAGCCCGATGAAGGTACGTCGTGTGGTGGACCTGATCCGCGGCATGGACGTCTCCGAGGCCCTCACCGCCCTGAAGTTCGCCCCCCAGGCGGCTTCGGACCCCGTATACAAGGTGGTGGCCTCGGCCGCCGCCAATGCCGAGAACGTCGAGGACCTGGATCCCCAGGACCTGTACATCTCCAAGGCATTCGTCGACGAGGGAGTCACCCTGCGTCGTATCCGTCCCCGCGCCAAGGGATCCGCATCCCGGATCCTCAAGCGTGGTTCCCACATCACTGTGGTCGTCGAACCCCGAGAGTCGAAGGAGGCCTGAGCATGGGGCAGAAGATCAACCCGAACGGCTTCCGTCTCGGCATTACCACGGATCACGTCACCCGCTGGTATGCGGAGAAGAACTACGCGGACTACGTGGCCGAGGATGTGAAGATCCGCAACTACCTGACCAAATCGCTGGAGCGCGCCGGCATCTCCTCCATCGAGATCGAGCGGCGCTCCGAGCGGGTCACCATCTTCCTGCACGCCGCGCGTCCCGGGATCGTCATCGGCCGTAACGGCGCCGAGGCGGAACGGGTGCGGGCAGAGCTGGAGAAGCTGACCGGCAAGCAGGTCCAGCTGAACATCCTCGAGGTGAAGAACCCCGAGATCGACGCCCAGCTCGTCGCGCAGGGTGTCGCCGAGCAGCTGGGGGCCCGTGTGGCCTTCCGCCGTGCGATGCGCAAGGCCCAGCAGACTGCCATGCGTGCCGGTGCCAAGGGCATCCGGATCAAGTGCTCCGGACGTCTTGGTGGCGCTGAGATGTCGCGCTCCGAGGGGTATCGCGACGGTCAGGTGCCGCTGCACACCCTCCGGGCTGACATCGACTACGGCTTCTACGAGGCGCGCACCACCTTCGGGCGGATCGGCGTCAAGGTATGGATCTACAAGGGCGACGTCACCGGTACCCGCGCCGAGCGTGCTGCCCAGAAGGCCGCCCGCAACTCTGCGCCCTCCGGCCGCCAGCGTTCGGGCCGTCGCCCGGGCCGCGGTGAGGGCCGTGGAGATCGTCCCGAGCGTGGCGGCCGCCGTCGCGCCGAAGCAGCCCAGGCGCCAGCCGAGGCTGCTCCCGCAACCGAGAACGCAGGAGCGTGAGCCATGCTTATCCCTCGTCGCGTCAAGTTCCGTAAGCAGCACCACCCCAAGCGGGATGGTGTCGCCAAAGGCGCTACGAAGCTCGCCTTCGGCGAGTACGGCATCCAGGCACTCGAGTCGTCCTACCTGACGAACCGTCAGATCGAGGCTGCTCGTATTGCCATGACCCGCCACATCAAGCGTGGCGGCAAGGTCTGGATCAACGTCTACCCGGACCGTCCCCTGACCAAGAAACCGGCCGAGACCCGGATGGGTTCCGGTAAGGGTTCGCCCGAGTGGTGGGTGGCCAACGTCAAGCCCGGGCGGGTGCTCTTCGAGCTGTCCGGGGTGGGCGAGGACGTTGCCCGTGAGGCCATGCGTCTCGCCATCCACAAGTTGCCCTTCAAAGCCCGTTTCATCAAGCGCGAAGCAGGTGAGAACTGATGAGCAAGTCCCTGACTGCCAACGACCTGCGCGGCCTGTCCCGCGAGCAGCTCAACGCCAAGGTGGTGGAGTTGAAGGAGGAACTGTTCGGCCTCCGCTTTGCCGCAGCCACCGGCCAGCTGGAGTCGCATGGACGTTTGCGTGAGGTCCGCAAGGACATCGCCCGTGTCTACACAGTGCTGCAGGAGCGCAACCTCGGCATCGTCGATGAGCCCACGATTCAGGAGAACTGAGCATGCCAGAAGCCACCCCTAAACAGCGCGGCCGCCGCAAGGTGTTCCAGGGCGTCGTCGTCTCGGACAAGATGGACAAGACCATCGTCGTCCTGGTCGAGGACCGGGTGAAGCATCCACTGTACGGCAAGGTCATGACCAAGTCGTCGCGCATCAAGGCCCATGACGAGGAGAACAGCGCCGGCATCGGCGACCGCGTCCGCGTCATGGAGACCCGTCCGTTGTCCGCCCAGAAACGCTGGCGGCTGGTCGAGATCATCGAACGCGCCAAGTGATGAAACGCACAAACAGGCGGCCCGGTCCCCTCAGGGACCGGGCCGCCTCGCATCTGTGTTGCGCAGCGCCAGTGAGTGGCGCGGTCGATCAGCTCTCCGAGGAGTCGCGGCCACCGAGCTCTGCGTCGAGGCGGAGCAGGCCATTGCCGTCATCGCCGATCAGCTTGATCCGGCTGATGATGGTCGAGACTGTGGCCTCTTCCTCGATCTGCTCATCCACGAACCAGTTCAGCAGGGGAAAGGCGTCGATATCCCCGGTCGACTGGGCCAGGCGGTAAAGACCCCGGATCGCTTCGGAGACCTTCTTCTCGTGGGCGAGCGAGGCCTCGAAAGCATCGAGGACCGTGGTGACGTGCTGGGTTTGTGCCTCGATGTTCCCGAGCAGCGGAGTGGCGTCGCGGTCCAGCATGTGTGTGATGAATTTGTCGGCGTGCACTTCCTCCTCGGCGGACTGGGCCTTGAACCAGCTGGCGATTCCAGGCAGGTCGAGGGCCTCCATGTCGATGGACAACTGCCGGTAGACGACAGCGGCTTTCAGCTCCATGGTGACCTGAGTGTTGAAGGCGTCCTTGAGTTCTCCAGTGAGTTCCATAACAGGAAGACTAGCTGCCAGCACTGACTAATCCGCTCATTCTTTTAGGTTCGGCTATCAAAATCCTGGTGTTGGCCAAAATGACGACAGGAAGCGTTGTTTTTTGCCAGCTGACCTCTGGTATGCAGGTGCGCAAAGCCTCTTCCCCCAAGACATTCGATTTGCGAGAATCGGGCCACCGAGTCAATGAGGAGTCTGTATGAGCGAGCATCCCCCGCAGGAGGAACCCCTCACGCCAGTTCCGGAAGACACGGTCCCGCCGCCGAAGTCCGGGATGCCGCAGTTCCAGCCTCCGCCGGCAGTGTCCCCGCAGCCGGTGCAGGTGCCA
The sequence above is drawn from the Arachnia rubra genome and encodes:
- the rpsS gene encoding 30S ribosomal protein S19, with product MPRSLKKGPFVDDHLMKKVDAQNEKGTKNVIKTWSRRSMIVPDMLGHTIAVHDGRKHVPVFITEAMIGHKLGEFAPTRTFRGHVKEDKKARRR
- the rplV gene encoding 50S ribosomal protein L22 translates to MSNENGNSARREALLGDRPGSYAIARHVRMSPMKVRRVVDLIRGMDVSEALTALKFAPQAASDPVYKVVASAAANAENVEDLDPQDLYISKAFVDEGVTLRRIRPRAKGSASRILKRGSHITVVVEPRESKEA
- the rpsC gene encoding 30S ribosomal protein S3, which gives rise to MGQKINPNGFRLGITTDHVTRWYAEKNYADYVAEDVKIRNYLTKSLERAGISSIEIERRSERVTIFLHAARPGIVIGRNGAEAERVRAELEKLTGKQVQLNILEVKNPEIDAQLVAQGVAEQLGARVAFRRAMRKAQQTAMRAGAKGIRIKCSGRLGGAEMSRSEGYRDGQVPLHTLRADIDYGFYEARTTFGRIGVKVWIYKGDVTGTRAERAAQKAARNSAPSGRQRSGRRPGRGEGRGDRPERGGRRRAEAAQAPAEAAPATENAGA
- the rplP gene encoding 50S ribosomal protein L16, which produces MLIPRRVKFRKQHHPKRDGVAKGATKLAFGEYGIQALESSYLTNRQIEAARIAMTRHIKRGGKVWINVYPDRPLTKKPAETRMGSGKGSPEWWVANVKPGRVLFELSGVGEDVAREAMRLAIHKLPFKARFIKREAGEN
- the rpmC gene encoding 50S ribosomal protein L29 encodes the protein MSKSLTANDLRGLSREQLNAKVVELKEELFGLRFAAATGQLESHGRLREVRKDIARVYTVLQERNLGIVDEPTIQEN
- the rpsQ gene encoding 30S ribosomal protein S17 encodes the protein MPEATPKQRGRRKVFQGVVVSDKMDKTIVVLVEDRVKHPLYGKVMTKSSRIKAHDEENSAGIGDRVRVMETRPLSAQKRWRLVEIIERAK
- a CDS encoding ferritin, translated to MELTGELKDAFNTQVTMELKAAVVYRQLSIDMEALDLPGIASWFKAQSAEEEVHADKFITHMLDRDATPLLGNIEAQTQHVTTVLDAFEASLAHEKKVSEAIRGLYRLAQSTGDIDAFPLLNWFVDEQIEEEATVSTIISRIKLIGDDGNGLLRLDAELGGRDSSES